The region TGAATGGGAAGAAGCATTTCCAGAAGTATGCTGGAGCCCAGGTATGCCGGGTTTGCCACATGTTGCAAAGGTGTGTATTATCTTCTAATTCGAAGCAATGTATCATGTGCTGCCAATTCTCCTTAGACTCATCAATTGTTTCTGGATCGTTGATGCATGTGTAGAAAGCTTGCTCAAAAACTTCATCTCTGCTCAGTATTCTGCCCAACTTCTCTCTCGCTTTCCGCTGGACATGCCATTTGCAACACATATGCACTGTATTTGGTAATGCTTCAGAAATGGCTGATTCCATTGCCTTGTCTTGGTCTGTCATGATGTTTAATGGGTGTTCATTGTTCATCGTGATCAAAAAGTTCTCGAAGACCCACTTGAAGGTTTCAATATTTTCATTCAGAAGCAGAGCACACCCCAGCAAAATTGTCTGCAAATGTTTGTTGACGACAACAATTGGAGCAAATGGCATATTGTACCTATTTGTGCAAAAGGTGGTGGCAAAGAAAATACAATCTCTGTACTTATGGTACAATGCACTTGTCCTCCCATCAACCCAAAACAGTCATGTAACAGAGTTTGTTTCCTCATGAGCTGTTTTTGCATAGTAGAATTCAGGATTCTCATCTTGCCGCCTTCCAAAGTATGCAACCGTCATGTCCATGTCCCGGAGATTTATGGTTTGCCGCAGCTTTAAACGAACATTTGTAACATCTCTCTTGATGTATGGCAGTATCCTCCGGTCTCCACCATGAACCCTCCCAAGCATTCCCATGCACGATGATGTGGAGAAGTTCACATCATGCATTGCCAATATGAGGTCCAAATCTTCTCGCGGAATGTTGCGGTGTGAGCGATAGAACCGTACACGCTCTGGTTGTGGCATCAGAGGGTGGGTATGCTCTGCAACGAAATATGGAACAACCCATTTATTGCCCCGCAGCCCAACTATTAAGTGTGCTTTGCAATCATGACAGACCAATCTATTTTTCTGACGCTTGTTTGTGACATCCATTTCAAACCATGATTCTTTGCTTGATGAGTGTTGTTCCGACGAGATTGCTTTCGAAGCACTGCTAGTATCGGTCTTATTCTCTGGCTTCCCGGCATCAACACACCGGAACACCCTCTTGATTAGTACCGCGGGCCCCTTTTGGCTGTTCTTTGAAGCAGATATGTATATGCCAAAGCCCATTTTGAATTCATAGTTGTTGTAGAACTGCTTAGCATCATCAACAGAGTCGAACTCCATCCCAACATAGGGTGCAAGTTGTTGAGATGAAATCtcatcatattcttcatcatcataCATTGCAGTTGCTGAAGTTGTTCCCAAGTTTGCTTCAAATTGATGTTCAGTGTAGCTCCCCTCACCTCTTGTACTACCGTGGGTAGCCTGTCAACAGCGAAACAAAAGTTTTTAGCTGAACCGTAAGTTCAAGTGATGCTTCATGACACGAATACAATTGTTTTGGAATGCAAATTATAGTTTAACCAGTGCATGTAAATGTAGAAAGCAACAAAAGAGTTCAGCATGAGAATTCATTATGCAAGTGTGTTTCATATGACtcaataaatttaagttcagtttcaTAAGCAACATATTTCAACTTTAAACACAAGGTTGCTGCATATTTAACTTCATTGTTTTTCAACAGAATGTTTTTTATGCTACACTCTCTGAAACTGTGGTTCAAATCAACATAAGTACTCTGTTTTTTTCCAGTAAAAATTCATCAAGTGTACATacacatgctacgtcttgagctagcgttggttttccccgaagaggagagggtgatgcagcaaagtgtagcgtaagtatttccctcagttttgagaaccaaggtatcaatcgagtagcaggctcctcaaaagtcccacgcacctacacaaacaaactaagaactcgcaaccaacgcaataaaggggttgtcaatcccttcacggtcacttacgaaagtgagatctgatagagatagtatgataagataaatatatttttggtattttataatatagatgcagaaagtaaagatgcaaataaaagtagattgaaagcaaatatgataagagatatacccggggggcataggtttcactagaggcttctctcgagagcataagtattacggtgggtgaacaaattactgtcaagcaattgatagaaaagcgaataattatgacgttatctaggcatgattatgtatataggcatcacgtccataacaagtagaccaactccttcctgcatctactactattactccacacatcgaccgactcctgcctgcatctagagtattaagttcataagaacagagtaacgccttaagcaagatgatatgatgtagagggataaacacgtgcaatatgatataaaccccatcttgttatcctcgatggcaacaatacaatacgtgtcttgcaaccctttctgtcactgggtaagatcaccgcaagattgaacccaaagctaaacacttctcccatggcaagaaagatcaatctagtagggcaaaccaaactgataattcgaggagacttgtaaagataactcaatcgtacataaaagaattcagagaagattccaatattattcatagataaacttgatcataaacccacaattcatcggatctcgacaaacacaccgcaaaaagagattacatcgaatagatctccacaagagagggggagaacattgtattgagatccaaaaagagagaagaagccatttagctaataactatggacccgtaggtctgtggtaaactactcacaactcatcggagaggctatggtgttgacgtagaagccctccgtggtcgattccccctccggcagagtgccggcgaaggctccaagatgggatctcacggatacagaaggttacggcggtggaaattgtgtttcgtggtgctcctggatgttttcggggtgcgtggacatatataggaggaagaagtacatcggtggacgcccgaggggcccacgagacagggggcgcgccctacaggggggcctcctatctcgtggggccctcggagctttcttgacttgcactccaggctctccggatgaggtttgttccaaaaataacgctcccgaaggtttcattctgtttggactccgtttgatattccttttcttcgaaatactgaaataggcaaaaaaacagcaatatgggctgggcctccggttagtaggttagtcccaaaaattatataaatgtgtagaataaagcccataaacatccaaaaaggaataatataatagcatggaacaatcaaaaattatagatacgttggagacgtatcaacacacaCACCCCTGGATCATGGTGTTTTATCGAAGCTCAATGTTGAATGTTCAGAATCACCCGATGCTCATTTTTGCAAACACTAAatctttgctacaactaaattgttAGGGTTTCAAAGAGATCTCACCTAATTTGCTGCAGAAGTAGATGTCATGGCAGCTGGGAAGACCACCGACGTGTTATGGTAGATGCTCACCGGGGGTGGTTGCTCCCTGTGTTGTACACCAGTCGCCGAAGTTGGATCCGTCCACCGGGTTGAGACAGAGTCACCAGAGCTTCGATTGTAGGCGGAGGTGAACATGTCCCTAGCGATGTGTGCCATTGGATTGAAGCAGAGAGGCGACCTTTGAGTTGGGGGTAgttggagggaggggggaggtggtgGCCGGTTCGCTACCGGCCGTAGAATGACGGCGGATGATAGGCAGACCTTGCcacggtcgccgccgccgccgcgcgattCGCGGGGATCAGGTGGGTGTCTGTCTGCGGGGGTATGATGCGTTGCAACATACACTGCGTCGCAACGATCGTTCGCCTCGAAGCGCATCGCACGTGGTTAAGTGGTCGCGGGATCTGACGGCTGAGCGCTGGTTGATCCAAAGGCTGTCGAGGCGGTTTACTTTCCCAACAAATCAGCCGGCTGATTTGTAGCACGCGCCATTTGTTTTTGAGAACACAAGAAAGCAtgtcgctcctcctcctcctccaagaaagaaagCTAGGGTTTCTGCCTCTCGTCGGCGCCGcggcaggtccgcctcgtctccggtggccctagggccatgggggcgcggtggatcctgccaagggccggcgggagggctccgttttcagTCTTTTTTCctgtcttgttagggtttgtgtcctgctcaagaAGGCGAGACGgcagcggctccctgaagatggaatagaggtctccctgcctagcccccgttccggcggtgcatctagcatcgttggtgggcgtgtggaggttgaATCCTTTCAACCTACGTTATTCTTCATTGGCGGCGGTTGTTGttttggtgcgctggtcctatggggccttagcacgacgacttcccgactgtctactacaaattgtgcccgactccggcgatggaggggtgatgacggcggcgcgccttcggctcgcttcagcgcttgtagtcgtcgctaggtggtctacggatctggatatagtttttatttttagtgtgcgttgtattgccatgattgaagatgaatagattgaaagtttttcaaaaaaaaaaaaagagaactTGGTCATCTAGCGATACTNNNNNNNNNNNNNNNNNNNNNNNNNNNNNNNNNNNNNNNNNNNNNNNNNNNNNNNNNNNNNNNNNNNNNNNNNNNNNNNNNNNNNNNNNNNNNNNNNNNNNNNNNNNNNNNNNNNNNNNNNNNNNNNNNNNNNNNNNNNNNNNNNNNNNNNNNNNNNNNNNNNNNNNNNNNNNNNNNNNNNNNNNNNNNNNNNNNNNNNNNNNNNNNNNNNNNNNNNNNNNNNNNNNNNNNNNNNNNNNNNNNNNNNNNNNNNNNNNNNNNNNNNNNNNNNNNNNNNNNNNNNNNNNNNNNNNNNNNNNNNNNNNNNNNNNNNNNNNNNNNNNNNNNNNNNNNNNNNNNNNNNNNNNNNNNNNNNNNNNNNNNNNNNNNNNNNNNNNNNGGCTACCGAGTGAGTATCGCGTTGTTGGGCTGCGGCCCAGCTGGCGTCCGCTTGAGCGCCAATTTTGGAATCGGGCGCTGAACCGTTTCGGCGCGGAAAAAGAAGACTCCATCCTAAAAAAAAAAAGAGGACTCCGAAACGTTCTCCGCAGGTCCCCTGGCGAACAACAGGGTCGCGCTGGAGGCAGGCCCTGGGCGATCGATCACCAGGTAAACGGGTCCAAACGATTTTCCACAACGTGAGGAATAACaactgcacaaaattaaatatagtTTTTGAACTCAATAGAAAACTAATTACTTCTACAGTACAGTACTGTCACAAGGACACAACACAATGTCAGACTCAAACTCCGAAGGAAGATCCTATCGGAATTGTAGTTGGTAAAGGAAAATAGCCTGCGGCATCGACCGGATTTGGATCAAGGTTCTCGATATAAATAGAGGGGGAGCTGCTTTTTCCCAAATCAAAACAAGAAGCTTGTTGGTTCGGCTCTACAACAAACAACAACGTACCAACATCGGTGGAGACGTCCATGGCGACTTCGACGACGAGCAATCGCTTCGCGCACCGCATGCTCAGCCTCCACCGCCTCATCAAGAACAACCTCGTCGCATCTCTCCTCGGGGGCCACCGCCACACCACGCCGGCTACGACGGGGACATCGGTGCCGCTTCCAGCAACACGCCTGCTTGGTAACAGCAAGACCGCGGTGGTTGTCGACGTCGACGCGCTACTCCTGAAGTCTTCGACGCCGTCCGCGGCGGCTCTATtcccgcctttcttcctcgtcgcggtcgaggctggcagCTTCGTCCGAGGCTTCCTATTGCTGGCGCTCTACCCGCTTCTCCGCGTCCTGAAGCACGGGGCGTGTGTAAAAGCCATGGCCATGGTTTCCTTCTGCGGGCTGCGGCGCAACGAGGCGGCGAGGATCGGGAGGGCCGTGATGCCCAAGTATTTCTTCAAGGAGGCGGCGCACGTGGAGGTCAGCCTGGACGACACGAGCAAGCTTTGCGGCCCGCTCGTGGCCCGTTCAGGACCGGACCGTACGGTCCAGGCCCGGTAGAAAAACAGGACGGGCCGGGCCCAAAAATACAGACCGCAAAAAgttcggtccggtccggtctttaACCGGGCCGACCGAGCGGACCGCTGGCGCAGCAAGGCCCATCTGGCTGGACAGATCGAGGCATCGAGCGAACCCCCTCCCTTCGTTCcattccccctcccccctcccctcgcTCTCCTCTCCTCACAGCGCCTCCTCCTCTTCAATCCCAAACCCTAACCCTTCATCGACGGCGCCATCGCCCGCGGCTTCTCCCCTTCATCGACGGCGCCATCGCCCGCGGCCTCTCCCCTTCATCGACGGCGCCATCGCCCGCGGCCTCTCCCCTTCATCGACGGTGCCATCTCGTCCGAGTACGAGCTGGAGGAGCACGTGTACGTCGGGGACGCAGCAAGGCCAGCACGCCATCGGTCCCGTCTTCCCTGGTTCCTCGCCGAGCGCCACGAAGAGGAAGAGGTAACCTGACCTGTAACCCCGCCAAACTGAGATGATTCAGTGCTGAACTTAGATAGGTGATCTAGAGATCTAGTGTTTGAACAAGAAActttctgaattttctgaacttatgTAAGAgtttctgaattttctgaacttatgtaacaatttttgaattttctgAACTAATGTATCTAGAgtttctgaattttctgaactaaTGTAATAGTTTCAGTAGATGTAGTGTTTCAACAGCAAACTTTAGTCAAGAGATTATACTGAAAAGTGACAATAGTTTCTGAAAAAATGCTTGATTATGCACTGTGAAATGTCACAACTAGCTTGGAGATGAACCTCTCATTTGTGTTATGTTCAACTTGCCAATTGACATGGACTTGAAATTGTCATTGCAAGTTTGTAATCGTGTCGTTCAATGATGATAAGACATTATGTTTGTGGATGTGGTATTTGTGTTGCTTAACCTGATTTGTGCTATGTTTGCTGTCAAAATCAGTTGTTTTGATGTCCAAAAAATAAAGGAAATGTTGTCCGAATGTAGTTATTTTTACTGTCCAAATTTAGTCCAGTGCCTGCTGTCCAAATGAATTGTTTGTGGATGTGATATATCTGTTGTTCCTGTCCAAACTTACCTGAAAATGTAGTGAGGAGTGATGACTTATCATATTACATCCATTCGTAAGCTTGTCACTATGTGATGCCTAAACAGTAGCTAAACTTATCTACTTGTTGTTGCACTTTTGCTTTATTTACTCTCCAAAAACAACAGATGCCTAAACTGATGACTAGTCTGTTGCATGTTCTAGTATACACTTTGCTCCTTCTCTGAATAATAGGACCGGCAGCATGCATATGTCCACGTACAGTCAGTAGCTCAGCTAGTTTCGCTCAAGACCAGGTCATGGGATGGATCGTGCGATCGGCAGCTACCTGCAACTACATAAACAACAGCTAAATATGACCTATACGCAGCAAAATACAGTCTGCCAGGCAAGGTGACGGGCCGGTCCATTCGGTCCTCTCGGGCTTGACCGAGCTGGCCCTCAAACGGTCCGGTCCCAGAAAAGGAGCTCATTGGACAGCTCGgcccggtccggaccggaccgccggcggccggtccaagtggcggctcggaccgggaccggaccggcccggaccgtgtccaccctgacgTGGAGGCGCTAGCGAAGGTGGCCGGAGAGTCGCCGAAAGAGGTGAAGGTGGCGGCGGTTAGCAGGACTTTTCCAGCGGTGATGGTGGAGGCGTTCTTGAAAGATTATGTTGGGTTCGACGCGGTGGTCGGCAGGGAGGTGAAGGCAGGTTACCGGTACTTCGCCGGCGTGATGGAAGACGAGAAGACGGACACAGCAGTGGAGAGGCTTGTTGATGGGCTAAAGCAAACCGAGATGAAAAATACGTGCCATTACCCGAAGCCCATGATCTTCCACGACGGTCGGCTGGCGTTCACGCCGACACCAGCTGCCGCGCTCGCCATGTACATCTACTTCCCCTTCGCCAtcgtcctcgccgtcgtccgcATCGCCATCTACACCATACTTCCCCGGCGCATGACGGGCGTCGCCGCTGCACTTGCCGGCGTGCGGGTGCGCGTCACCGGCGCCCCTCCTTCCGCGGTCGACGGAGCCACGGCAAGCGGCCGGCTCTACGTGTGCAACCACCGCACGCTCCTCGACGCGATCGCCATCTCCAGTGCGCTCGGGAAGTCCGTCTTCGCCGTGACATACAGCCTGGGCCGCCTGTCCGAGCTCATCTCGCCCATCCCGCTGCTCCGGCTGACCCGCGGCCGCGAGGAGGACCGGCGCCGCATGGCGTTGCTGCTGGCGCGGGGTGACGTCGTCGTTAGCCCCGAGGGCACCACGTGCCGCGAGCCGTACCTCCTCCGGTTCAGCCCGCTGTTCGCGGAGCTTGCCGACGAGGTGAGCCCCGTGGCGGTGGACGAGCGCTCGACCATGTTCTACGGCACGTCGACGTCGCCAATCGACAAGTGTTTCGACTCGGTGTACTTCTTGATGAACCCTCGACCGGAGTACTCCGTCCACTTCCTGAAGCCGGTGCCCACCGGCGGCCAGAATAGCAGCATCGAGGTGGCGAACCAGGTGCAGCGGGTGCTCGCCGACGCGCTGGGGTTCACGCCCACGGCGCTGACGAGGAAGGACAAGTACATGCTGCTCGCCGGCAACGAAGGGACAGTGGCGACGAAGAAAAGCAATTAGTAGGAGTAAAGTGAAGTGTTGGTTTTGGGTATATTTAGTTTAACTGCATAATTCTTTCTTGTTAGTTGCATGTCAGAACGGTGGattgagttttttttttttttttgaggatcgaTTGAGTTTGTTTcgaatgctagaattttattattttttgtaagaaaattcagaTTGATTTAGTCCATTTACTGCAAGgcaggaaaagagagagagaaaagtcCGACTAAAGTTGTCTTGAAAAAATATAATGAATCGGTCGATTAGTTCGACACGGTAGAGCCGTTAGATAAAAAACGAATATGTTTGATATCGCCCTCCAACTAATCGATCAAGGCCTTCTCCTCAAAACCTTTATGGCTAGGAAGGGAGAACGGCAAGAGTTTAACCTTTGGTCAACAATGAAGTAATGGGAAAAAGAGGTATGTCTTCTTGTGGAAGAAGACCCTCTTTATATAGGACAAAAATTTCAACCGTTATGCATTGGTTGTGCTCTAAGCGGTACTGCCCCTcgggagagcggtactaccacttagcaCGGTAAAAGCGACCCAACAAGTACCGATCCGATACTAGCATAGTAATTTCACCGGAGGGGCATACAGAGAAACCAACGGTAGTTTTGCACGACACCCGAGCGGAAGTACCGCACGAAGCGGTACTATCGTTAGTGCTAGCGGCATTGGCGTAAATTATTGGATGGCATCCAGAGAAGCCCACCGTAGCGTAGTGCCCGCGACATCTTCGCGGAAGTATCGCCTAAGCGGTACTATCACCAgttgcaagcggtactaccgtgatttACCTGAAGCCTAACAGAGAACTCAATGGTAGTAGTCGCGGTACAACCAGCAGAAGTACcgcctaagcggtactaccgcttagcctcTGCCAGTAAGCCCAATGCACAACAGATGAATCGCTCCGAGGTTGGGGAAGGACATGTGGGTACATATAGtttgtgtatgtgttgattccaatGATACTTTACAACACGGAAGCCCTCTTAATAGAACAGATTTCCTATTCAAATCAATTGAAAAGAAACGCGGAAAAAACCCTTCTTTACTCTTTCTTTCTTCGGGTAATAAAACCGTGTCTTGTGCCATATAAAAAATATTTGAAATGCTTAATGCACATAATTAATCCGCAAAGCGCATTGTCATGAACAACAGCACCAATTAGACAGAGATATGCCCTAACAACAAGCTACGAAGAAACTTTTGCAATCAATGATGGCGTTGCTGCGAACAATGATGGAGGTTACTCGCACTAATTACGAGGGATAGAATGTGTTGCATCGACCGTTACCATTGGAGCGACGATGACGTCCTCGTGCGCGACGGTGTGGCTAGAGGCCACGAGCCCGCGACGCGGGGATGCTTCAAAGTCACGAGGACAGAGCTACAAAGGATCGGCGTCCATGACCCTCTCACCCTAGACATGGTGGGAGGCTGCATGAGATTTTTGTTCCTTCCGTGTCGGGGCATATGCACTTGTGAAGGAGGCAGGATGAAAGACACGACCGAGCGTACCACACAATTATGGACATTGGCCGAGAGCAACTCTAACCTTCTGACCCAAAAGATGcacgttttatttattttttgtccgtttgggtcggccgcgtGAACGTCAGTGTCCGTTTCTTATTGGGTCGGCGCATGCACCCAACGCTGGTCTGACGAATTTTTTCGCGCGGACTAAAAAAACATAACAAACACGTTCAAACTTAACATAATTAAAGATTAAAGCCGGTCAACCGCCAGCCAAAGTCCACATAAACATCAATGAAGCATACTTAAAAATAAAGTTTGCGCCTGCACGCGCTGTGCCCTATGCATCCTTGTTGTCCGACCCAGGGCCAGTGAGGTCGAAAAACTCCGGCGCCAGGCCAGCCCAGGGGAATGCCGCCTCACAGGCACGGGCCGCGTTCTACACCTGCTGCACCGCCGGCTGGACTGCTTCGCCGCGGGCACAACGCTCCTCCTCGTCGCGCTCGACCTGCATCAGGGGCTCGTCCTCTGCCCGCTCCTCTGCCAGTGCGCGGGCCCTCCAATGCTCAAAGTGCGCCGCCTCCTGCGCTGATGTTGCACCGAGCCACACGGCCGGCGCGCTGACCCACTCATGCAACCCGTCGGTCCACACGTATCACTCAGTCACGGGCTCCAGCGGCTGCGGGTTGGCCTTAGGCTCGAGGAGCCTCAACGGCGGCGGCGGAATCACACAGTCCCTAATCGCAGATAGGGCGAGAGCCTCCGCATCCTCGCATGGTAGGcagcctcatcctcctcctccttgcgtCGGGTCCCTTGATGGAGCTCTGCATGGCCGCCGCCAACGCGGCCTGATAGGCCTCCTCCTTCGGCTTGACCTGTGGGGGCGGCCGAGGGTTGGCATGGTTGTACTGGACGCCGCGACGGCGTTCCTCTTCGTGCTCGAGGGCAAACCAAACCTCCCAATTGGGAGAGTCTGGTGCGTAGGCAGGAAGCTGGTGTTGCCGACGTCAGGAGCTCCCCGTCcctgctgtgacgcccggataattaagctacagtaatcctctgcggatgatgccacatcatcacattactgttgctaatcctcgcttGACCCAAATTGCaatccaaattcaaattcaaactaaagTCCTAAATTCAAAATTCTCAAACATTAAATCTAAAATGTTTAagttgtggcaaataatccctggttATTTGTCATATGGAAACCTATATTTTATAAAGTATAAAAATGCCCTTTAatgaataaaatagaaaagaaataaagggCAAAAGAAAATACAATTTGAAAAAAAAGCCCACTGGGCCTAGCTCACCTGGGTGGCCCAGCCAGCCCAACCCCCACCACGGTCACTAGTCATGTTCCTCCGACCGCGTCGCTACAGGGGAGGGGTcgcccccgaccacctcgccggtgcCGACGCCAGGAGGGGATAAGGGCGACGCCTTGGGATCCCCTCGTCTCCCCTCACCCACTTGCCCCTTTCCACTTtgcccc is a window of Triticum dicoccoides isolate Atlit2015 ecotype Zavitan chromosome 2B, WEW_v2.0, whole genome shotgun sequence DNA encoding:
- the LOC119367935 gene encoding probable glycerol-3-phosphate acyltransferase 2, which codes for MATSTTSNRFAHRMLSLHRLIKNNLVASLLGGHRHTTPATTGTSVPLPATRLLGNSKTAVVVDVDALLLKSSTPSAAALFPPFFLVAVEAGSFVRGFLLLALYPLLRVLKHGACVKAMAMVSFCGLRRNEAARIGRAVMPKYFFKEAAHVEALAKVAGESPKEVKVAAVSRTFPAVMVEAFLKDYVGFDAVVGREVKAGYRYFAGVMEDEKTDTAVERLVDGLKQTEMKNTCHYPKPMIFHDGRLAFTPTPAAALAMYIYFPFAIVLAVVRIAIYTILPRRMTGVAAALAGVRVRVTGAPPSAVDGATASGRLYVCNHRTLLDAIAISSALGKSVFAVTYSLGRLSELISPIPLLRLTRGREEDRRRMALLLARGDVVVSPEGTTCREPYLLRFSPLFAELADEVSPVAVDERSTMFYGTSTSPIDKCFDSVYFLMNPRPEYSVHFLKPVPTGGQNSSIEVANQVQRVLADALGFTPTALTRKDKYMLLAGNEGTVATKKSN